One stretch of Synergistaceae bacterium DNA includes these proteins:
- a CDS encoding L-2-amino-thiazoline-4-carboxylic acid hydrolase, which produces MRENFADVPLLQQREIEMKVLGPLIRAFAEEYGEEKTYGIVRRTMQDIARNLGREKSLDCGGGLESLKANCISKWNTGGELEQEILEDSRETLRFNVTRCEFATLYKDLGYGDIGALISCDRDSAFLEGFDPELELVRSHTIMGGDPLCDFCYRKKS; this is translated from the coding sequence ATGAGAGAAAATTTTGCAGACGTACCCCTTCTTCAGCAGAGAGAGATAGAGATGAAGGTGCTGGGTCCTTTGATCAGGGCTTTTGCGGAGGAGTACGGAGAGGAAAAAACATACGGCATAGTACGGCGCACAATGCAGGATATCGCTCGTAACCTTGGCAGGGAAAAATCATTGGATTGCGGCGGAGGTCTTGAAAGTCTCAAGGCAAACTGCATATCCAAGTGGAATACCGGCGGGGAACTGGAACAGGAAATTCTTGAGGATTCAAGGGAAACCCTGCGCTTTAATGTCACGCGCTGTGAATTTGCAACCCTCTACAAAGATCTGGGCTACGGAGATATCGGCGCGCTGATCTCATGCGACCGCGATTCCGCATTCCTTGAAGGCTTCGATCCGGAGCTGGAGCTTGTCCGTTCGCACACTATCATGGGCGGGGATCCCCTCTGTGATTTTTGCTACAGAAAGAAAAGCTGA